From a region of the Helianthus annuus cultivar XRQ/B chromosome 5, HanXRQr2.0-SUNRISE, whole genome shotgun sequence genome:
- the LOC110938828 gene encoding uncharacterized protein LOC110938828: protein MADQDSPQNPTKRIKQTISVPFLWEEKPGTPKNDWKRVNPVMQLPVKLIASVPFMWEEKPGTPLPGPFSHQTPEPEVTTPSPPYLQQHTKNNPFCDSDSDTDLDQEQHQASNQLTIYRNNNPFCDSSDDELQAPSSPAWETESVASSYATGTTSLAGSSFLECMFPLMTPKTSFLESVGCTKTRVPTTNSCTQIVSYGGERKPLTLGELIMMSRRRSYLKRAIESQEYNHSTELMVRNGFGCCNIDVGGLKRQLQLKLI, encoded by the exons ATGGCTGATCAAGACTCCCCACAAAACCCTACCAAACGAATCAAACAAACGATTTCGGTCCCCTTTCTTTGGGAAGAAAAGCCTGGAACACCGAAAAACGACTGGAAACGAGTTAACCCCGTCATGCAACTGCCTGTTAAACTAATCGCTTCGGTCCCATTCATGTGGGAAGAAAAGCCTGGAACACCACTTCCAGGCCCCTTCTCCCACCAGACACCCGAACCCGAAGTTACTACCCCTTCACCACCATATCTACAACAACACACCAAAAACAACCCATTTTGTGATTCGGATTCTGATACTGATCTTGATCAAGAACAACATCAAGCTTCTAATCAGCTAACTATATACCGTAACAACAACCCGTTTTGTGATTCTTCTGATGACGAACTCCAAGCCCCTTCGTCGCCTGCGTGGGAAACCGAGAGTGTTGCAAGCAGCTATGCAACTGGTACGACAAGCCTAGCTGGATCGTCCTTCTTGGAATGCATGTTTCCGCTCATGACCCCGAAAACTAGTTTCCTTGAAAGCGTTGGTTGCACGAAAACTAGGGTTCCAACGACGAATTCGTGTACTCAGATTGTAAGCTATGGTGGAGAAAGAAAGCCGTTAACACTTGGGGAGCTGATTATGATGAGCCGAAGAAGAAGCTATCTGAAGAGAGCCATTGAGTCACAAGAATACAATCACTCCACG GAATTGATGGTGAGGAATGGATTTGGGTGCTGCAATATCGATGTTGGAGGATTAAAGAGGCAGTTGCAGTTAAAACTGATCTAA
- the LOC110943134 gene encoding uncharacterized protein LOC110943134, whose product MTNTRSQTELEKTLKDHTTSLLRFDAFVEKAEKNFNEIHQFLEKIANNQSNHGRDSGPTDGQLGEGLVTNYATRNDRLYRLGKIEFPKFDGNEVEDWICRCDHFFDVDETPANFKVRYAAINLEGKAMKWHANFIKNLTKPISEVSWSEYTSHLVDRFSVNQYNDAMGDLASTVQLGSLEEFCDKFDEKLLRVTICEEYAVSIFLNNLKPEISGPVRLFEPKNMKEAYKYSKKQDMANKISAAKPRTYLNPTPISSFKSTNTNIKPPVNTQHLPLLPSPPLNQRLNNGKNRLSLPTKEMNEKRLRGECFWCPEKFTSTHKCPRKQLYVLEIDDQESDEGTELQNEETLIDTTVDDPLISIHALTGVPSFSTMQVVGNIGTKTLRILTDSGSTHNFLDEKLAMKLQCQLEDISPMKVGVANGIPLMCKKICRNFEWQMQGLWFKADVLVISLATYDMVLGVQWLLPLGDIVWNFRDLTMQFRVGNKSYQLKGSHNNKLSLCSIEVMNQWLANDESYVQGQVYSLKMETPDRQFQHETLVSNPVSPAVFDNLLKEFDDIFQTPTSLPPHRAFDHRIVLKDESITINQKPYKYQLAQKDIIEKMTKELIDTGVIRNSVSPFAAPVVLVKKKDGSWRMCIDYRKLNDATIKNGFPIPLIEDLMDELGGSTVFSKLDLRSGYHQIRMYPDDIPKIAFRTHEGHFEFMVMPFGLTNAPATFQALMNHTFKPLLRKSVLVFFDDILVYSKTVEEHMGHLREVLQILRANKLYAKLSKCSFGGRAVEYLGHIISKEGIATDPKKIEAIKLGLFLAISNN is encoded by the coding sequence ATGACTAACACAAGAAGTCAAACTGAGTTGGAAAAGACATTAAAGGACCATACAACTTCTCTTTTGAGATTCGATGCATTTGTTGAGAAGGCTGAGAAGAATTTTAATGAAATTCATCAATTCTTAGAAAAAATAGCCAACAATCAATCTAATCATGGAAGAGATTCAGGACCAACAGACGGTCAATTGGGGGAAGGTTTAGTCACTAATTACGCCACAAGGAATGATAGGCTGTATAGGTTGGGAAAGATAGAATTCCCAAAATTTGATGGCAATGAGGTGGAGGATTGGATTTGCAGATGTGATCATTTTTTCGATGTTGATGAGACACCAGCCAATTTTAAGGTGAGATATGCGGCCATCAATCTTGAAGGCAAGGCTATGAAATGGCATGCAAATTTTATCAAGAACCTAACAAAGCCTATTTCTGAGGTAAGTTGGTCTGAATATACTAGCCATCTTGTTGATAGATTCTCTGTGAATCAATATAATGATGCTATGGGTGACTTAGCCTCTACTGTACAATTGGGATCATTGGAGGAATTTTGTGATAAATTTGATGAAAAGTTATTGAGGGTAACAATATGTGAAGAATATGCAGTCAGCATATTCTTGAACAATTTGAAACCTGAAATTTCTGGGCCAGTAAGGTTGTTTGAACCTAAGAACATGAAAGAAGCTTATAAGTATTCTAAGAAGCAAGATATGGCAAACAAGATCAGTGCAGCCAAACCAAGAACTTACCTAAATCCTACTCCTATTTCCTCCTTTAAATCAACTAATACCAATATCAAACCACCTGTAAACACCCAACACTTACCTTTATTACCTTCACCTCCATTGAATCAAAGGCTTAATAATGGCAAAAACAGATTGAGTTTACCAACAAAAGAAATGAATGAGAAAAGGTTAAGAGGTGAATGTTTTTGGTGTCCGGAGAAGTTCACTTCCACTCACAAATGTCCTAGGAAACAGTTGTATGTTCTGGAGATTGATGATCAAGAGAGTGATGAGGGAACAGAGTTACAAAATGAAGAGACCTTAATTGACACTACTGTTGATGACCCTCTTATTTCCATTCATGCACTAACTGGGGTACCCTCTTTTTCTACTATGCAAGTGGTGGGCAATATTGGAACTAAAACCTTGAGAATCCTCACTGATTCGGGTTCTACTCACAACTTCTTGGATGAAAAGTTGGCCATGAAGCTGCAGTGTCAATTAGAAGACATCTCCCCTATGAAGGTTGGGGTAGCTAATGGAATTCCATTAATGTGCAAAAAGATATGCCGAAATTTTGAATGGCAGATGCAGGGCCTGTGGTTTAAAGCAGATGTTTTAGTCATATCATTGGCAACCTATGATATGGTATTGGGGGTGCAATGGCTCCTGCCACTTGGTGATATTGTTTGGAATTTCAGGGATCTCACTATGCAATTTAGGGTGGGAAATAAATCTTACCAATTGAAGGGGAGCCACAACAACAAATTATCATTATGCTCAATAGAAGTTATGAATCAATGGCTGGCAAATGATGAAAGTTATGTGCAAGGTCAGGTGTACAGTCTGAAGATGGAAACTCCTGATAGACAGTTTCAGCATGAAACCTTGGTGTCTAATCCTGTAAGCCCTGCAGTTTTTGATAACCTTTTGAAAGAATTTGATGATATATTTCAAACACCTACTAGTCTGCCACCTCATAGGGCTTTTGATCATAGAATTGTTTTGAAAGATGAATCAATAACTATAAATCAAAAGCCTTACAAATATCAGTTGGCCCAGAAAGATATTATCGAAAAAATGACTAAGGAATTGATAGACACTGGGGTGATTAGGAACAGTGTTAGTCCTTTTGCAGCTCCTGTAGTCTTGGTTAAGAAAAAAGATGGTAGCtggaggatgtgcatagattacagAAAATTGAATGATGCAACCATCAAGAATGGCTTCCCTATTCCCCTGATAGAGGATTTGATGGATGAATTAGGAGGATCCACTGTGTTCTCTAAATTGGATTTGAGATCAGGGTATCATCAAATCAGGATGTACCCTGATGACATTCCAAAAATAGCCTTTAGAACCCATGAAGGGCACTTTGAATTCATGGTAATGCCATTTGGcctgacaaatgctccagcaacATTTCAAGCTCTCATGAATCATACCTTCAAACCATTATTGAGGAAATCAGTTCTAGTTTTCTTTGATGACATATTAGTATATAGCAAAACTGTGGAAGAGCATATGGGTCATTTAAGGGAAGTTTTGCAGATTTTGAGGGCCAACAAATTGTATGCAAAGTTGTCTAAATGTTCTTTTGGTGGGAGGGCTGTTGAATATTTGGGACATATTATCAGCAAAGAGGGAATTGCTACTGACCCAAAGAAGATTGAGGCTATTAAGCTTGGCCTGTTCCTAGCAATATCAAACAATTGA